GATGAATATCCTATCCCTTGATGTATTCCTTCCATTGACTGCGCTAATCCATAAATGGAAGGCCAGCAAAGTATCGTGTATTTAATGTGTGACGGATCAATCGCGGCAAAAAATTGAAATCGTTTTTAAGTTATAAGAATAACGACTCAACGTAATAAAGCCCGCCAAAAAGGTAGCCCAACATCCGTCACAAATTTGCGCCGGTTCGCTCCGTAGTCTTCCCCGGCGACTCCGTCCGGCAAGCTGCGCGACGTCATCGAAAGCAGTCGCGCCCGTGACAGGAGAACCCCGGCATGTCGGCATTCCGCTACGAAGCGATCGATCCCACCGGCCGCACGCTGAAAGGCGTGCTCGAAGCCGACAGCGCACGCGCAGGCCGCAGCCATCTGCGCACGCAAGGTCTCACGCCGCTGATCGTCGAGCTGGCCGCACAGCGCCTGCACGGCGAACGTCATCAACGCTTGTCGCTCGGCCGCAAGCTGTCGCAGCGCGAGCAGGCGATCATCACGCGCCAGCTCGCGAGCCTGCTGGTCGCGGGGCTGCCGCTCGACGAATCGCTGTCGGTGTTGAGCGAACAGGCCGAGCGCGATTACGTGCGCGAGCTGATGGCGTCGATCCGCGCGGAAGTCGTCGGCGGCCATTCGTTCGCGAACGCACTGAGCCAGCATCCGCGCGATTTCCCGGAGATCTATCGCGCGCTCGTCGCGGCCGGCGAGCACACCGGCAAGCTCGGCATCGTGCTGTCGCGCCTCGCCGACTACATCGAACAAAGCAACGCACTGAAGCAAAAGATCCTGCTGGCGTTTACGTATCCGGGCATCGTCACGCTGATCGCGTTCGGCATCGTCACGTTCCTGCTGAGCTACGTGGTGCCGCAGGTTGCGAACGTGTTTACCAGCACGAAGCAGCAGTTGCCGACGCTGACGGTCGTGATGCTCGCGCTGTCGGACTTCGTGCGGCATTGGTGGTGGGCGTCGCTCGCGGCGGCGGCCGTGCTCGTTTATGCGATCCGCAAGGTACTGTCGCGCGATGCGCCGCGGCTCAGGTTCGACACGTGGCTGTTGACCACGCCGCTGGCAGGCAAGCTCGTACGCGGCTACAACACGGTGCGCTTCGCGAGCACGCTCGGCATTCTCACCGCGGCCGGCGTGCCGATCCTGCGCGCGCTGCAGGCGGCCGGCGAGACGTTGTCGAATCGCGCGATGCGCGCGAACGTCGACGATGCGATCGTGCGCGTGCGCGAAGGCTCGGCACTGTCACGCGCACTGGCGCATACGAAGACGTTTCCGCCGGTACTCGTGCACCTGATTCGCTCGGGCGAGGCGACGGGCGACGTGACGACGATGCTCGATCGCGCATCCGAAGGCGAATCGCGCGAGCTGGAGCGCCGCACGATGTTCCTGACGAGCCTGCTCGAGCCTCTGCTGATCCTCGCGATGGGCGGCGTGGTGCTCGTGATCGTGCTGGCGGTGATGATGCCGATCATCGAGCTGAACAACATGGTGCAGTGACGCGCGGATCAGCGCACGTATGCGTTGGCCTTTTCCGTGGCGGGCAGCGCGATCTCGCGTTGCAGGCCGTGGCGGTCGACGACGATCGAGCGCGCGCGAACCTCGGCCAGTTTCGCGGCTTCGCCGATCGCCGCGCCGAGCGACACGACGCGCGAGGCTTCGCCGCCGACGCTGATGATCGCGGCCGCACGGCGCGCGTCGAAAGCGAGCACGCCGAGCAGCTGGATGGCATCGCGGCTGTCGTCGGGTTTCGCACCGAACAGCCGCGCGGCGGCGGCAACGTCGATCGGCGCGGATGGCGGTGCAAGCGCCGCGACCGGCGCATCGGCAGCGCTCAGCACGCGCACGGCCCACAGCGACACGGTAATGAGCGCGGCCGCGGCAGCAAGCGTCGCGGCGAGTGGTACGAGATCGGCGCGGGATGGCGCGATGCGAAGCAGGTCGAGCGGTTTCATGGCGGCAGGTCGGTGCGATGAACAGAAGATGTTTTCCATTCTTTGTTGCGAGGGTGAATGCATGATGACGGGGCCCAACGAAACCCGAACGCGGTACGCCGACTCTGTCGGACGGCACACGCAACGCGGCTTCACGTTGATCGAGATCATGGTGGTGGTCGCGATCCTCGGGATTCTCGCGGCGCTGATCGTGCCGAAGATCATGAGTCGTCCCGACGAGGCGCGCCGCATTGCCGCGAAGCAGGACATCGGCACGATGATGCAATCGCTGAATCTGTATCGACTCGACAACGGCCGCTATCCGTCACAGGAGCAGGGGCTCACCGCGCTGATCCAGAAGCCGACCAACGATCCGGTGCCGAACAACTGGAAAGACGGCGGTTATCTCGAGCGTTTGCCGAAGGATCCGTGGGGCAACGCGTATCAATACCTGAACCCGGGCGCGCACGGCGCGATCGATGTGTTCAGCTATGGCGCGGACGGCAAACCAGGCGGCGAGGGCAACGATGCGGACATCGGCTCGTGGCAGTAACGGCATGAGGATCGTGCCCGTCAGGAAACGGCGTCCGTTCGCGTCGCGCCGTGCAGCAGGCTTCACACTGCTGGAGATGCTCGTCGTGCTCTTGATCGTCGGGCTGCTGGTCGCGGTCGTGACGCTCGCGCCGTCGCGCAATCGCCGCACCGATCTGGCGGAAGAGGCACAGCGCCTGGCGAACCTGCTCGAATCAGCCGGCGACGAGGCGCAGGTGCGGTCGGTCCCGATCGCATGGCAGACGGTCGGGGGAGGTTATCGCTTCGTGCAGCGCACCGAAAGCGGCACGTGGGCACCGATGACCGACGATCTGTATCGCGCACGCCGCTGGGGCACCGAGGTGACGGGCGTGTCGGTGCGGTACACCGGCGGTGGTGAAGTGCCGTCGCGCCTCGTGCTCGGCAGTGAAGGCATCGACGTGCCCGTGACGATCACGCTGTGGTCCGGCGACGTGCGGATGGCCGTCGTCGGCACGGGCATCGGCAACTTCGTCGTGCGCAGGCCGTGAGCGACGCTCGGCGCCTGGCACGACCGCAAGGCGAGAACGCGCGGCGATTGAATCGCATCGCTGCACGCTTCACCTGACTGTCATAGTGCCCGCTCACAATCTGACGTTCGTTTGCTGCGGAACCGCTCACGGGGGTGCGCGTTACGCCGGCAACGTGCAACTCCACTTCCGTCCAGGGATTCATGACTCGTTCACGGGCGCCGTCTGGTGTCCTGGCGCTCGTTGCGTGGCTGGCGTTCGTCGTGCCGTGCATGCACGGCATACACGCGCAGGAGACCGGTTCCATCGTCCGCCAGCCGGGCAGCACGGCGCGTTTCGAGCTGCCCGCGCAGCCGCTCGCGAAGGCCTTGCAGGATTTCGCGCGGCTCACCGAGCTGATCGTGCTGGCGCCGGCGCCGCTGCTCGACGGGCGCACGAGTGCGCCGGTCCAGGGCGAATTCGCGCCGCGCGACGCGCTCGAGCGGATGCTGGCCGGAACGGGGTTGCGTGCGGAATTCTCGCGCCCGGACGAAGCGATCATCGTCGCGCAACCGGCCGCCGAGCAGGCGCCCGCGACGGCCGACACGCCGGCGGATGCGGCCTTGCCGATCGACGGGATCGGCGATTCCGGCGATCGGCGCGCGTTCGCGGGCCTGCTGCAGGCGCATCTGATCGATGCGCTCTGCGCGCAGCCGGGAGCGGTGCCGGGCAGCTATCGACTCGTCGCGCAGGTGCGCATCGACAACAGGGGGGCGGTGGTGGCGGTCAACATGGTGGCATCGAGCGGTTCGGCCGCCCGCGACGCGGCGGTGATGCGCGCGCTGCGCGCATTGAAGCTGGACGACGCGCCGCCTGCGGAGCTGCCGCAGCCGGTCACGATCCTGCTGCGGCCGGCCGGCAACGGCGTGCATTTCCGCTGTCCGGCGCCGCAGCCGGCCGTCCGGGGCTAGGCCGTCATGTCCGACAGCAACCGCTCCGGGCTCCGGAATCTGCTGGCGACGCGCTATGCGTACCTCGTCAGGCGCCTCGAGCGCGTGACCGGGTCGAAGGACGGCGCCGCCGACGCGCTGCACGAAACCTGGCTGCGTCTCGAGAACGCGAACGTCTCCACGCAGGTGACGAACGCGGACGCCTATATACTCGGGATGGCGAACAATGTCGCGATCGACCAGCATCGCCGCGAACGCCGGCATCTGCACGACGACGATGTCGAGACGCTGCTCGAGATGCCCGACGAACTGGCCGATCCCGAGCGCATCGTCGCGGCGCGCCGCAAGGTCGAGACATTGAAGGACGTGCTGCGCGGCCTGCCGCCGCGGCGCCGCGCGATCCTGCTGGCCGCCCGCGTGGACGGCCTGCTGAACCGCGAGATCGCCGAGCATTTCGGCATTTCGCTGCGGCTCGTGGAAAGCGAGCTGAGTGCGGCAATGAAGTACTGCCTGCAGCGCATGCAGGAAGACGGCGATCCGTACACGGGCACGCGAGGCGGCCCGCGTAAATTTTGAGCATCAGGACGATGACGAAAGCCCAGGCCGAACCTGCCCACGACGAACTCGACGAAGCGAGTGCGTGGCTGCTGCGTCTGCGCTCCGGAGACGCGAGCCAGGCCGAAGCCGATGCGTTCGAGCGCTGGTGCGCCGATCGTCCGCAAGCCGCCGATCTGCTGCGCGACACCTGGAGCTCGTTGCGCACGGCGGCGACCGAACTCGCGCACGAGGAGCGCGCGGCCGCCGCCTGGGCAAACGTTGCAAAGCGCGAGCGCACGATGCGCACCGGGCGGCGCGCGTTCATCGGCTTCGCAGTCGCGGCCGGCGCGTCGTGGCTTGCCGTGCGCCCGCCGATGCAGTTGTGGCCGTCGCTCGGCGATCTCGCGGCCGATTACCACACGGGCACCGGCGAGCAGCGCAGCGTCGCGCTGTCGTCGCGCGTGACGGTGGAGCTGAACACGCAGACGCGTCTGGATGTCCTGGCCGCGAGCGATGTCGCGCACGGCGTCGAAGTCGTCGCCGGCGAGGCGGAGATCGACGCGGCCGCGCCGCCGGCCGACCGCGCGACGCCGATCCAGCCCGTCACCGTGGTTGCGGGCGGCGGCCGCATGCAGGCGACCGTCGCGCGCTTCAACGTACGGCGCACCGGCTCGCAGGTCTGCGTGACCTGCCTGTCGGGCACGGTCGCGCTCGAACATCCGCGCGGCGCGCGCACGCTGACGGCCGACGATCAGGTCGTCTACGACGATCGCGGCGTGCAGCCCGTGTCGCGGATCGATCCGGGCGCGGTCAGCGCATGGCGGCGCGGGATGCTGGTGTTCAACGGCGTGCCGCTGTCCGACGTCGTCGACGAGATCAACCGCTACCGGCGTGGCAAGGTCATCCTGCGCAGCGCGTCGCTCGGCGAAAACCGGATGCAGGCGCAGTTCCCGATCACGCGGCTCGATGACGTGATCGACATGGTCGGCCGCCTGTATGGCGCGCACATCACGCGCCTGCCCGGCAACATCGTGCTGCTGAGCTGACGCGGCTCCCCGCGTCTTACTTTTCGTTCTTCCTCCCGCTGGCGATGCGTTCGCGTCGCTTCCGGCTGTCCGCACCCTGCGGGTTACGGCCGTTCGATACGACTTGATCAATGAGGGCCGGCAAACGCCGGGCTGTCTGTCATGGCGGCCCGGTGTGACGTCGTCGGACCCGAGGCGTGTGTGGCAAGCGCCCCGGCCGTGCAGCGATGCACGGTGCGGGGGATGTGTGTCGATGGAGCTTCGGGCGGTGGCGTGATCATGAACGAATCGCAACGGGAGTCGGATCCCGGCGACGCGAATACGCGCGCCGATGCGATCCGCGAGGGCGCGGTGCGCTGGTTGCTGTGGCTGCGCACCGGTGACACGACGGAACAGGAACTCGACGCTTTCGCGCGCTGGCGCGCGCAGAGCGACGAGCACGCACGCACGGTCCGCGAGCTGATCTGGATGTGGGCCGTGCTGGAGACGGTCGGCCGCCAGGAGCCCGGCGGGCCGACGCGCACGCATTGATGCGGCGCTTTGCGCGTGCACCGGGGAGGTGCGCAATCGCGCGCGTGGTCGTGCTCGTGCCGTGGCGCGCGTGCTGAAAGAAAGTATGCGGGTTATGCGGGCTCGCTTCGACCTTGTATATGAGAGAGCGAGGGGCCGTGCAGAGGGGCGGTAAGGCGGAGACCGGGGAACGGGGGCCTGAATGGGCTCCCGGATCACCGCTCACGCAGGGTGGCGCGTGTGGGCCAAGTTCGTACCGGCCGCGTCACGAAAGCCCGGATTCACGACTCGGGATTCAGGAGGGCGCCCCTGGCTGCAGGCCGGCGCGTGCGCCGTTCCAGGCGGCGTCGAGCGGATCGCCGGCATCGCGCAGCGGCTCGCGCAGAAAGGGAAAGCGTTCGACGAACGGTGCGGATTCTTGCAGGGCCACGATATGGTTGACCATCCATTGCAGCAGATCGCCGCCGTGCCGGACCTGTTCCGGCCGCCAGTCCGGCATCGTCGAGAAGAGGGCCGAGAAGCCGCTCCAGCGCGACGGACGATCGTTGTCGCCGGGCCGGAAGTAGGTGTTCATCGCGACGTCGTGCGCGTCGGTCAGCGCGCCGACGAACAGCCCGTGCGGCGTCGGCACGCCGATCTGCTGCCAGCCTTCCGCGAGGGCCAGCGAGCGCATCACGCGCGCTGCGACGAACGCGATGCGCGTTTCAGATTCGATTTCCGCCAGCGACATCACGCCGTTGCGCTGCATGCAGCGCGCAACTGCGTGCGGCCGGATCACGTTCGACGCGAAGCTGCGCAGCACGAGGTCGGGCACCGTCAGTTGAAGCTGGAATTCGCGCAGGCCGTGCTCGGCGCTCATCGTCGAGAAGTTGACGAACAACCCTTCGGCATGACCGAGCGCGCCGACGTACGGCTCGAGCCCGAGGCGCGCGAGCTTCGGCGCGATCTGGCGTTCGAGCAGCCGCATCAGGTTGCGGCGGTTGCGCACGCCCGTGAAATCGTCGAGGCCGCGCGTGACGACGTCGCTGATTTCCCAGCGGCGCTCGTCGGCGACGAGCCGCGGGGAGCCGCTCAGGTCGAACCGGGCGCGGCCGTGAGCCACGCGGGGATCTACGTACATGCCGGTGCCTCGTGCATCGATTGCGGGCGGACCGCCGCGGCGGCGCGCCGTCGCGCGGGTCCGGTCGCTCACGATGCTGCGGCGTCGCGGGCGGGCCGTCAAGTGCGAACGTATCGCGACGCACGCGTGCGCATGCCGTTGCGGCAGCTCGTGCGATCAACCAGTCAGGGTGGGGTAATCCGATGATGCGCACGATCGTGGAACGCTTTGTCGAGCAGAGCCCGATGACGATCATGGCGCGGCTCGTGCTGCAATGCGCGCTGCACGACGACTGGATCGGCGCCGCGGCGGACGCCGGCGACGAGCCCGACGGCGAGTCGATCCGCGAGACGTTGTTCGCCCTCGCCGTCGACGCGATCGCGTCGATTGCCGCGTGGCAACGGATGCCGGATGCCGGCGTGGCCGCCGCGCCGGGGTTTGGTTCGGCCGTGACGGCACTGCACGATTGCATGAGCCGTTGGCGTTCCGGCTGGGGGCGCGCGCTGGCAAAGGACAGCGTCGAACTGCTGCTGCCGGTCGCAGCGGCGCGCAACGTCGACGGCGAGCGTGCCGTCGACGGGATGCGGCTGCGGGTGCTGGATGGTACTGGCGAGGCCTGCGCGCCACAGGCCGGCGGATGCGACTGCGGGCGCGCGTGCGACGACCCCGCGCGCGATGTGGCGGCGGGCGGTGTGCGCGTCCTGCCGGTCTACGATCCGGAGCTCGGGATGATCGTCGACCTGCTGCCTTGCGAGCGCGGCCGGACGCATGAGCGCGCATTCGTCGGCGCGCTGCTTGAAGCGGTCCGGCCTGGCGAGCTGTGGATCGTCGATGGACGCTTTGATACCGACGCGCTCCTTTCCGGCTGGCCGCGCCGCGGCGGCGCGTTCGTGCTGCGTGAATACGGCCGCTCGGCCGCGTGCCGGCCGCTTGGCGACTGGCAGGAAGGCGGCGTGTTCGGCGGCGGACGCGTTCGCGAACAATCCGTCGGGATGGCCGGCGAAGGCGGCGTGTCGGGCGCGTTTCGGCGGATCGAATGGCACAGCGCGGATTCGCCCGGCGAAATCGTCACGCTGCTGACCGATCTGCCGGCCGAGCGGTTCGACGCACCGCAGGTCGTGGCGCTGTCGTCCCGGCGCTGGCGCGACGCGCTGCCGCTGGCGCTCGAGCCCGTCACGGGCGGCGGGCCGTTCGGCGGCGTGCCCGCACGCGCGGCGCTGCTGGCGAGCGGGATCGCCGCGTTTGCATACAACGCGTTCAGCGTGATGACGCGCGTCGTCGGCGGTGCGCTCGATCTCGATGCGCGCGACGTCGACCGATTACCGTCGCTGATCGCCGACGGGGTGACGGCGACCTACGCGGGCATGATGATCGCGCTGCCGCCGGACTGGTGGCAGCGTTACGACCAGTTGCCCGCGGCGACGCTAGGCCAGATCGTGCGGATGCTTGCCGTGCACGTCGACCCGCGCAGCGAGCGTCGTCGGCGCCGCGACAACCGGCTGTCCGCGAAGTCGCAGGCGTTGCTGCGTGCAGCGACGCTCGAGCGCCTGATGCACGACGATGGCGACGATCCGGCCGCCAATGTGTTCAGCCTGCGCACGATCGCGATGGCGACGCGCGACTTCAGCAGCAATCCGTCGAAGGCGCTGCGGCATGCGGGTGAAGCGCTCGTGATGGTGACCAAGTACAACCGGCCGATCGCGCTGCTCGTGTCGATCGACGACTGGAACCGGCTGCTCGGCGAAGTGCGCGAGACGAGCTTCACGCGGCTGTCGTTCGATGCGGCGGTGACGCAGCAGGGTGTGCGCGCGGTCGGGTTGGGCGAGTTGTCGCGGGTCTAGCGTTCCGGCCGCGGTGACTGGCGGACACCGTCTGTATCGTGTGTCGCGCAACGCGCTGGCCGGATTCCGTTGCGATAACATCGAAATACCTGCCGACACGAACATGGAAGAAGGAACGGGGTGCTCGCCCGTCGCGGTTCATTGACGCTCGCGCTACACGGGATCAGTTGCCGGATAGCCTTTATCCGTTGCCGCATTCCGGCATGAAGTACGTACGCCCGTGTACGCATCGAGGCCAGCCCGTCGGCGTCAACTCGTGAGCCGTCGCACCCAGATGACCGACGTCCACGCGAAATTGCCGCTGCCGTAGCGCGCGATCAGCGTGTCGATACGCGTGTTGATCCGCGCCGAGTGCACGCGGCAATGCACGATGAAATAGCCGCTGTTCACGCCGACGGCCGAGCCGTCCGGCAGCGTCGGGTTGCCGCCCTGCGCCGGCAGCAGGTATTCGGCGATGTCGCCGGTACTGACGAAATAGGCCGTCGCGCGCCGGTCGACGAGCCGCTTCGCCTGACTCTGCGACAGCGTCGGAATCGCGGCGACGAGCACGGGTTCGGCGGCGGTGTTCGCGTTGACGACGGTCAGGTCGGGCAGGATCGTCACGAAGGGCGCGATCGCGTCGATCGTACGCGCGTCGTAGCCGGGAATGCGCGCGAGATCGTCGACGGACACGAGCTGCAGCGGCCAGCCGTCCGGACCGTTCGCGTCGCGCAGCGAGCGCAGCATGTAGTCGGCCGTCGATTGCGCGAGCGCGGGATTGAGCGACAGCTGGCCGAGCAGGCGCCGGTACGCCAGCACGCCTTCGCCGCTGGACTGCCACGGCTTGCCGGGCGCGGCGCGCGACACGAGGTTCGTCAGGTTGAAGCGCGCCTGCGCGTCCTCGACGCTGCCGGAGATCCACGCGCGTGACAGCTCGGCGTTGACCGCCAAGGCGTCCGACGGCAGCAGGTCCGAGAGCTGTACGTCAGCGACCGGTGCCGACCATGGCTGGCCGACGAACGTGACGTTCGACGTCGCGCTTTGCGCGCGCAGCGTCGCGCGTGCCCACTCGACCGCGGCGCGCTCGATCCACATCGTCTGCGTCGCGAGCCGCTGGTTCTCGACGTCGCGCGTCGCGACCTGCTGGCGCCACAGCACGCTGGCGGCAAGCGTGGCCGCCAGCGCGACGACGAGCAGTACCGTCACGATCGCAATGCCGCGTTCGCGTCGAGCCCGCGCCGTCCTTCCTGTCCCGTATCGATGCATCCGCGTGCCTCCGCAGTGTCTGTCGGCGCGGTGCGCTCACACTTCGAACGCCAGCCACGCATGCGCGATGCTCGCATGCGCAGATGACGTGACGCCGAACAGCGCGGCGAGCCCCGCGACCCAGCATGCGAGCGTCGCGGGACGCATGCCGTCGTTTGCCAGCGGGCCAACCAGGCTGGCGATCGCGTGCGTACGCCACAGCAGCAGCACGAACAGCGCACAGCCGACGGCCATCGCGATGCCGAACATGTGCGCCGCGACCGCCGGACGCCGCGTGAACGGCATGCGGTGATGCCGCTGGTTCGTCGCAACGATCGCGACCCCGTTTGCGACGGGCACGATCGCCATCACGAGCCCCCAGAACAGCGGCTGATCGCTCGACGAGTTGATCAGCAGCAGCGTGCCGATCATCCAGATCGGCGGCGCGAGCAGCGTGAGTACCGACCATGACAGCAACTGCCACGCGAGCCACGGCGTGCGCCAGCGCAGCGGCGGAATCCGCGCGGCATGAGCGGCATGAGCGGCGGGCGGAAGCAGCCGGCCCGGCATTCCGGCGGCGCCGGACAAGCGCCCGGCAAGCCACCGTACGAGCATCGTGGCGAATGACATGGAGGGTCCTGTCGTTGACGTGTTCTGTTCTCAATAGCTAGGACGAAGCGGGCGGCCGCAAGCCGCAGGATTTCGTGCGTACCTGCGTTTTGCGGCGCGGCACATCGCGATTCAGCCGTGCCGCGTAAACGGTCTCGACGATCGCTTGCCGTGTTTCGCGAGCGTTTCGTGAATATCTTCAGCGGAATGTCACAAAAACTTCCCGGTTGAAACCCGAGGATTGTCGGGCCGCTCGCTGGCACGTTGCGCTTTTCGCGCGTCGGCCGGCCAGACGGCGACACGCTTGCCGGCCGTCCGCGCGCAACGGCGGACCGCCGGGCGCCGCACGTCGGCCAGGCGACGACACGTACACGAAACGGGGGCCACGCAAGGTCATGCACCGCATCTCGCAAGTCTTGCGCGAGGGGCGGCTGCGCGCGCATTGCAGCCCGCTTGCGTCGATCGTTTGCCCGTGCAGGCGGATCGATCGGCGTCACGCAAAAAAACATTGCGGCAATGCGCGCTTCGTTCCGTCTAGGTAGGTGGGAGCTGCGACTTGGTGCGCCGCACGCGGCCCCGACGCGCCGTGCCGGCGCGCGGGAGCACGCGGAGATGCGCATTTTTTCTCATCAGGCGGCATGAAGCCGACAGGTGCATGACAGTGGAACAGTTCGAGGAAACCAGGCCGACCGGCGAGCGCGACGCGCCAGTGGACGACGCATCGGCACGGCAAGCGGAAGCGCTGTCGCCGGTCATCAACCTGCGCGACACGGGGCGCTTCCTGCAGGTGCTCGAGGCGCTCAAGTGCTCGCTGGCCGTGAGCCGCCGCCCGTCGGGTGTCGCCGTGATCGGCGTTGACGATGGCGTTCCCACGCTGTCCGCGTGCCTGTTGCCGCGCTCGATGGGGATGGCCGTGTCGGGCAACCGGCTTGCGGTCGCGACGATGCACGAGCTGATGGTGTTCGCGAACGTGTCGACGCTCGCGCCGCGCTATCCGGCTCGCCCGGATCACTACGACGCGATGTTCGTGCCGCGCATGTCCTACTACACCGGCGATCTCGACCTGCACGATATGGCGTTCGACAAGCACGTCCTGCTGGCGGTGAACACGCGCTATTCGTGCATCAGCGTGATCGACGGCTATTTCAACTTCACGCCGATCTGGCAGCCGCCGTTCGTGACGGAGACCGCGCCGGACGATCGCTGCCACCTGAACGGCATGGCGTTTGCCGACGGCAAGGTGCGGTTCGTGACCGCGCTCGGCATGAGCAACGAGCCGTTCGGCTGGCGGAGCGGAATGGCAAGCAGCGGCATCGTGATGGAGGTGCCGTCCGGCCGGGTCGTCGCATCGGGGCTGTCGATGCCGCATTCGCCGCGCGTGATCGGCGGGCGACTGCATGTGCTCGAAGGCGGCCGCGGCCACGTGCTGCAGATCGATCCGCAGTCCGGCGCGCGGCGTGTGCTCGCGAAGCTGCCGGGCTTCACGCACGGTCTTGCGGAGTACGGCGGCGTGTTGTTCGTCGGGTTGTCGAAGTTGCGCGACAAGCGCGGCCCGCAGGGGTTGCCGATCGAAAGCGAGTCGGATGTGCTGGTCGCGGGGGTGGCCGCGCTCGACGCGAACACCGGCGACGTGCTCGGCATCCTTCAGTTCTTCAACGGCGTCGACGAGATCTTCGACGTGCAGGTGCTCCCGAACGTGCGGCGCGTAGAGATCCTGAGTCCGCATCAATGGGCCGAGACGCCATCGATCGTGACGATGCAAGGCGGCTTCTGGCAGACACGTCCGCGCGAGGACGACGAACCCGCGAATACGGGGGCACGGGCATGATGAAGATCGAACGTTGCGGGTTTTCCGGCGTCGTTTCGTCCTTATCGGTAGACGGGGCTCACGCAGGGTGGGGAGCTTCGCCGCAGCGGGCCGGCGGGGTGCTGTGGCTCACGGGGCTGTCGGGCGCGGGCAAGACGACGCTGGCCGATGCGGTGGCCGCGCGACTGAGCGACCGATGCATGCATCCGGTGGTGCTCGATGGCGACCGGTTGCGGACGGGGTTGAATCGGGATCTCGGTTTTACGGTGCAGGATCGTTTCGAGAACGTGCGGCGCATCGCCGAAGTCGCGGCATTGTTGAGCGAATCCGGCGCGCTAGCGATCGTCGCGGTCATTTCACCGCTCGCGGCGATGCGCGACGAAGCGAAAGCGATCGTGGGGCCGGCATTCCGTGAAGTGTATGTGAGCACGGCGCTGGCCTGCTGCGAGACGCGGGATCCGAAGGGGCTGTACGCGAAGGCGCGGCGTGGTGCACTGCCGGAATTCACGGGTGTTTCGGCGCCGTACGAACCGCCGGTGGCAGCCGACCTCGAGATCGATACAGGTCGTGCTTCGCTTGCGACGTGCGTCGACACGCTGATGCAGTTCGCCTGTGCGCAGTTTGTTCGTGCGGCCGATGCGCGGGCGGCGCTGATGCGTCACGGCTGAGTTCGGATCGGTGGAAGGAAATGGCATTGCGCAGAAGATGTTGAGGATGACGAATAAAACGTCATCAAAGTGAAACAGGCATTTGATAGCGGGGCGAACGGCTGGCGCGGTGCGCAAAGCTTCGATCCGGAACAACAAAGGGGAATGGCGCATGCCGCCGAGAGTAGACCGCAAGTCACGCGAACGATGGCGGCTGAACTGCCGATGCCTGGCGGGTGTCGTGCTGGCAGGTGGGCTGGGTTTCGCGCCGGGGATT
This window of the Burkholderia lata genome carries:
- a CDS encoding transposase, producing MMRTIVERFVEQSPMTIMARLVLQCALHDDWIGAAADAGDEPDGESIRETLFALAVDAIASIAAWQRMPDAGVAAAPGFGSAVTALHDCMSRWRSGWGRALAKDSVELLLPVAAARNVDGERAVDGMRLRVLDGTGEACAPQAGGCDCGRACDDPARDVAAGGVRVLPVYDPELGMIVDLLPCERGRTHERAFVGALLEAVRPGELWIVDGRFDTDALLSGWPRRGGAFVLREYGRSAACRPLGDWQEGGVFGGGRVREQSVGMAGEGGVSGAFRRIEWHSADSPGEIVTLLTDLPAERFDAPQVVALSSRRWRDALPLALEPVTGGGPFGGVPARAALLASGIAAFAYNAFSVMTRVVGGALDLDARDVDRLPSLIADGVTATYAGMMIALPPDWWQRYDQLPAATLGQIVRMLAVHVDPRSERRRRRDNRLSAKSQALLRAATLERLMHDDGDDPAANVFSLRTIAMATRDFSSNPSKALRHAGEALVMVTKYNRPIALLVSIDDWNRLLGEVRETSFTRLSFDAAVTQQGVRAVGLGELSRV
- the gspK gene encoding type II secretion system minor pseudopilin GspK; protein product: MHRYGTGRTARARRERGIAIVTVLLVVALAATLAASVLWRQQVATRDVENQRLATQTMWIERAAVEWARATLRAQSATSNVTFVGQPWSAPVADVQLSDLLPSDALAVNAELSRAWISGSVEDAQARFNLTNLVSRAAPGKPWQSSGEGVLAYRRLLGQLSLNPALAQSTADYMLRSLRDANGPDGWPLQLVSVDDLARIPGYDARTIDAIAPFVTILPDLTVVNANTAAEPVLVAAIPTLSQSQAKRLVDRRATAYFVSTGDIAEYLLPAQGGNPTLPDGSAVGVNSGYFIVHCRVHSARINTRIDTLIARYGSGNFAWTSVIWVRRLTS
- the cysC gene encoding adenylyl-sulfate kinase produces the protein MMKIERCGFSGVVSSLSVDGAHAGWGASPQRAGGVLWLTGLSGAGKTTLADAVAARLSDRCMHPVVLDGDRLRTGLNRDLGFTVQDRFENVRRIAEVAALLSESGALAIVAVISPLAAMRDEAKAIVGPAFREVYVSTALACCETRDPKGLYAKARRGALPEFTGVSAPYEPPVAADLEIDTGRASLATCVDTLMQFACAQFVRAADARAALMRHG
- a CDS encoding TIGR03032 family protein; protein product: MTVEQFEETRPTGERDAPVDDASARQAEALSPVINLRDTGRFLQVLEALKCSLAVSRRPSGVAVIGVDDGVPTLSACLLPRSMGMAVSGNRLAVATMHELMVFANVSTLAPRYPARPDHYDAMFVPRMSYYTGDLDLHDMAFDKHVLLAVNTRYSCISVIDGYFNFTPIWQPPFVTETAPDDRCHLNGMAFADGKVRFVTALGMSNEPFGWRSGMASSGIVMEVPSGRVVASGLSMPHSPRVIGGRLHVLEGGRGHVLQIDPQSGARRVLAKLPGFTHGLAEYGGVLFVGLSKLRDKRGPQGLPIESESDVLVAGVAALDANTGDVLGILQFFNGVDEIFDVQVLPNVRRVEILSPHQWAETPSIVTMQGGFWQTRPREDDEPANTGARA